ATCTAACGCGGTACAGCAATTCTCATTATGAACCCAAACGCGCCGATGGAGTCGCCTACGGGCAAGATACGTAGGCCGGGATAAGGCCGCAGGCCGTTCCCGGCGCGCGCTTGCCGGAAACGCTACGCTTATTCCGGCCTACATTGACGGTTACACGAAGTCAAAATGAGAATTGCTGAACGCGGTAAGGTCGTGTCCGGCAAACAACACCCGCCCTGCTGTCGGACGAATCAGTTGGAGTAGTGCTTTGCCGACGGACAGCCTCCTTATCAGCGATCGTAATTGGTCTGCCGCGTCCATCGAGAAACAGTCCCACAACCCCGCCTTTCGCTTTGCCGGTCAGTTTCTTGCCTTTGCCTGTACCGAAATCAAACCCACACGTCGGGGTTACCTCGATTGCGGCTTCTTGGTTGAGCGTTAAGGGTAAGAAGCGAAGTTCGCCGATGGAGACTGTTCCTTCGAGGACGCGTTCCTCAGGAAACAGTAAGCGATACGAAAAACATGGTTCACCAGATTTGCCTGCCCCTTGGGGCGCGACGCAGGTGCCAAGTGGCACAAGACAGTCTTTGACGAAGACTTCGGTTGCAGCGTGTTCGTTCACCGTTGAGAGCACGCCTAAGTGTGGCATCATAAAAACACTATCAACCGCGAGCTGGGTCATGCCGAGCGGTTCGTAGGCATCGATCATCATCAGCATCGACTGCACACGTCGTGGTGCACGCGAAAGAATGCCACTACTGCCGATGATCAGATCCAAGGCAAACATGTCGATTAAACTTTGGCCTGATGCAGCTTGTGTGAATGCATCAGACACTGAGCGTTCCTGTTGTACCCCTTTGAGGCCAACGGCTAATTCTTTGTGTTGATCAAGAGCAAGACGCAGGGCCTCTCGGGCAATGGCTTGTTCGACTTGCAGATCACCAATGGTCTGCGGGATCGTCGTCGGGCGAATCATCTTATTCTTGATCTGATTGCGGAGGCTTTGTTCTTCAAACTCGAAAGGGAGCCATCGACGAATGTTATCGAGACCAGCCTCAGCGACAACGTTCGCGACACTGTAACTCATGACGAGATTAGCGCTGACGGTGCGGTTAAACACCCCAGCAAAGACCGAGAACACATCTGTTGTCGCGCCACCAATATCTACTCCGATAACGTTAATGCTCTCGCGCTTGGCTAGCGTCTCGATAATCA
The nucleotide sequence above comes from Deltaproteobacteria bacterium. Encoded proteins:
- a CDS encoding methylaspartate mutase; its protein translation is MTPQDLRVILATDCGSTTTKAILIEKLGDEYRQTHRGEAPTTVEAPFEDVTRGVLNAIQEVEELSGRTILDGERIITPAKDGTGVDIYISTSSAGGGLQIVVAGVVKSMSAESAQRCALGAGAIVMDALAANDGRPSYEKIERIRHLRPDMILLAGGTDGGTIPHVVEIAEYIAAADPRPRLGIGYQLPIIYAGNKDARQHVQQILGDKTALSIADNIRPILEQENLMPARHKIHDLFLEHVMAQAPGYKKLISWAGAPIIPTPAAVGMIIETLAKRESINVIGVDIGGATTDVFSVFAGVFNRTVSANLVMSYSVANVVAEAGLDNIRRWLPFEFEEQSLRNQIKNKMIRPTTIPQTIGDLQVEQAIAREALRLALDQHKELAVGLKGVQQERSVSDAFTQAASGQSLIDMFALDLIIGSSGILSRAPRRVQSMLMMIDAYEPLGMTQLAVDSVFMMPHLGVLSTVNEHAATEVFVKDCLVPLGTCVAPQGAGKSGEPCFSYRLLFPEERVLEGTVSIGELRFLPLTLNQEAAIEVTPTCGFDFGTGKGKKLTGKAKGGVVGLFLDGRGRPITIADKEAVRRQSTTPTDSSDSRAGVVCRTRPYRVQQFSF